AGCACCTGACCCGCCGCGGGCAGCGGGAGCGCTCCTCGATCACTCTCGTGCTGCCGCTCCCCAGCCCGGTCCCGCCGTCACCGGCGACCTCGGCGGCGTTGACGGAGGCGTTCGACCAGCGCGGCATCGACCTGCGGGCCCATCGCGCGGTGCAGCGGCTCGACCCGGAGCGCCACGTCGCCGTGCTCGACGACGGGAGCGAGCTGCCCTACGACCTGTTCCTCGGGGTGCCGGTGCACCGGGTGCCGGAGGTCGTGGAGAGATCCGGGATGGCCACCGACGGGTGGGTGGCCGTGGACCGTGGGACCTTGGCGACGCGCTGGCCGGGGGTGTACGCCGTCGGTGACGTCACCAGCGCCGGCACCCCCAAGGCCGGGGTCTTCGCCGAGGGGCAGGCCTCGGTCGTGGCCGAGGCGATCCTGGCGCAGGTACGTGGCCAGGGCGGCGGCCCGGCCTACGACGGCCACGGGGTCTGCTACGTCGAGTTCGGCGACCAGGAGGTCGCCGTGGTCGACGTGACCTTCCCCGACGGTGCGGCACCTTCGGGCTTCCTCGAGGGACCGTCCGTGGAGCTCGCCGCGGTCAAGGGCGAGTTCGGCACCAGCCGGATCC
This genomic window from Nocardioides cynanchi contains:
- a CDS encoding NAD(P)/FAD-dependent oxidoreductase, which codes for MPGIDRQPLRVVVLGAGFGGLELTTRLSDELGDGVDVVLVDRTEDFVFGFSKLDVMFGRLEPEQVRHRYEDIAAPGVRFVNAEVLAIDPVARRVETTSGAFEADVLVLALGSDLDPTATPGLAEDGVDFYSEAGAFAARDVLERFEGGRVVIGVMSTPYKCPPAPSETALLVHEHLTRRGQRERSSITLVLPLPSPVPPSPATSAALTEAFDQRGIDLRAHRAVQRLDPERHVAVLDDGSELPYDLFLGVPVHRVPEVVERSGMATDGWVAVDRGTLATRWPGVYAVGDVTSAGTPKAGVFAEGQASVVAEAILAQVRGQGGGPAYDGHGVCYVEFGDQEVAVVDVTFPDGAAPSGFLEGPSVELAAVKGEFGTSRIRRWFGQDWAPLS